A window from Phalacrocorax carbo chromosome 20, bPhaCar2.1, whole genome shotgun sequence encodes these proteins:
- the MRPL20 gene encoding large ribosomal subunit protein bL20m, with protein MVLLSAPCWLRSRLTDRFWRVQEVLKYARHFRGRKNRCYRLAVRSVRRAFVKSTKARREKKRFLRALWITRIEAASLEHGLKYPAFISNLLKSQVELNRKMIADLAIYEPKTFKSLAALAQRRREEGFLAALGDGKEPEGIFSRIVRHY; from the exons ATGGTGCTGCTGAGCGCTCCGTGCTGGCTCCGCAGCCGCCTCACCGACCGCTTCTGGAGGGTGCAGGAGGTGCTCAAGTATGCGCGG CATTTTCGTGGAAGGAAGAACCGCTGCTATAGGCTGGCTGTACGAAGTGTTCGGAGAGCTTTTGTGAAGTCTACAAAGgccagaagagagaaaaagagattcCTAAGAGCG CTCTGGATCACTAGGATTGAAGCAGCGTCTCTTGAACATGGTTTGAAATACCCAGCTTTCATAAGCAATCTGCTTAAG TCCCAGGTGGAGCTGAATAGGAAAATGATTGCAGATTTGGCTATTTATGAGCCAAAGACATTCAAGTCCCTAGCTGCCTTagcccagaggaggagagaagaaggcttcctcgctgccctggGAGACGGAAAAGAACCGGAGGGGATATTTTCACGTATTGTACGCCACTATTAA